The genomic DNA CTCCTCGCTGGAGATCTCGGAGGCGCTGGACGCCGGCAAGACCGTGCTGTTCGAGGCGGGGCAGGCGACGATGCTCGACGTCGATTACGGGACGTACCCCTATGTCACGTCCTCCTCGTGCGTGGCGGCCGGCGCGGCCACCGGCTCCGGGATGGCGCCGACCCGCATCGACCGGGTGGTGGCGGTGCACAAGGCCTACACCACCCGGGTCGGCGAGGGTCCGTTCCCGACCGAGTTGCACGACGACAAGGGCGAATTCCTGCGTGACGCGGGGTTCGAGTTCGGCACCACGACCGGGCGGCCGCGCCGGTGCGGGTGGGCGGACACGGTCGTGGCGCGGTACGCGACGCGGATCAACGGCGTCACCGACTATGTGCTGACGAAGCTCGACGTACTGACCGGGCTGGCGTACGTGCCGATCTGCGTCGCGTACGACGTCGGCGGCGTGCGCCACGACGAGATGCCGGTGTCGCAGTCCGACTTCCACCACGCGACGCCCATCTACGAGGAGATGCCCGGCTGGACCGAGGACATCCGCGGGGCGCGGACCTTCGCGGACCTGCCCGCCGCCGCGCAGGACTACGTGCTGCGGCTGGAGGAGCTGATGGGGGCGCGGATCTCGGTGATCGGGGTGGGTCCCGGGCGCGACGAGGTCATCGTGCGGCACGACATGACGGGTGCGGGGGAGTGAGCGGTACGCCGAGTGCGGGCGCCGCCCCCGTGACCGGAGCGGTGACCGGACCCGCAGCCGGGCCGGTCGAGGACTGGGTGACCCGGCTGGCGGACGAGGTCATCGAGGCCGCCGACGCCCGCGGGATCGAGACGATCGTGTGCGCCTCCGGCATCTCCCCGTCCGGGCCGATCCACTTGGGCAACCTGCGCGAGATCATGGTGCCGCACTTCGTCGCCGACGAGATCAAGCGCCGGGGCCGGGCCTGCGAACACCTGCTGAGCTGGGACGATTACGACCGGTTTCGCAAGGTGCCGCACGGCGTCGAGGGCGCCGACGAGTCCTGGGCCGAACACATGGGCAAGCCGCTGACGTCGGTGCCGCCGCCCCGCGGCTCGTCCCACCCGAGCTGGGGGGCCCACTTCCGGGCCGCGATGGAGGCGTCGCTGGCCGAGCTGGGGGTGACGTACCGAGGCATCAGCCAGACCGAACAGTACGGCGCCGGGGTCTACCGGGATGCCGTGCTGCTCGCGATGCGCGAGCGCGGCGCCATCGACGAGATCCTGGGTCGGTACCGCACCAAGGGGGCTGATGCTTGCTCCGACGTACCGTCGCTTGTCGCTTCCGACGTACCGCTTGCTGGAGGCAGCACCGGAGCCGACCCGAGCACGGCGGGGGACAGCGCGGAGGCGGCGGAGGCCGCGGCGGCCGAGGGATCGGGCGCGGCGGAGGAGGACGACGGGGCCGGCGAGGGCACGGCGTACTTCCCCTACAAGCCTTACTGCCATGCCTGCGAGACCGACTTCACCCAGGTCACGGCGTACGACGACGCCACCACCACGCTGACCTACCGCTGCACGAAGTGCGGCCATGTGGATGCGCTCGACCTGTCCCGGGAGAACCGCGGCAAGCTGGTCTGGAAGGTCGACTGGCCGATGCGGTGGGCCCACGAGAAGGTGCTGTTCGAGCCGAGCGGCGTGGACCACCAGAGCCCGGGATCGAGCTATGCGGTCGGGGAGTTCCTCGCGCCGATCTTCGGGTGGGAGCGGCCGATCGGGCCGATGTACGCGTTCGTCGGCATCGCCGGCATGGCGAAGATGAGTTCGTCGAAGGGCGGCGTGCCCACCCCGGCGGACGCGCTGGCGATCATGGAGCCGCACGTGCTGCGGTGGCTGTACGCGCGGCGGCGGCCCAACCAGGCCTTCACGGTGGCGTTCAACAACGAGATCCACCGGCTGTACGACGAATGGGACGCACTCGTCCGCAAGGTTCGCGGCGGGAAGGGGCAGCCGGGGGACAACGCGGCGTACCTGCGCTCGACCTCCACCGCGGAGGCGGAGCTGGCCGGTACGCCGGTGCCGCTGGCGTATCGGGCGCTCTGTTCGGTGGTGGACTTGACCGGGGGCGTGGCCGATCAGGAGCTGCGGATCTTGGCGGCCATGGACGCGCGGATCACGGGGCTGGACGACGCCCGGCCGCGGCTGGACCGCGCCGCGACGTGGGTGG from Austwickia sp. includes the following:
- a CDS encoding adenylosuccinate synthase; amino-acid sequence: MPAIVLVGAQWGDEGKGKATDLLGSKVDYVVKFNGGNNAGHTVVIGGEKYALHLLPSGILTPGVTPIIGNGVVIDLAVMFNELTALKARGVDVSRLKVSANAHVIPTYNIAMDKVRERFLGKRKLGTTGRGIGPTYADKMNRIGIRVQDLFDPSILRQKVEAALDEKNHMLVKIFNRRAVDPEQVTQELLSYADRLAPMVVDSSLEISEALDAGKTVLFEAGQATMLDVDYGTYPYVTSSSCVAAGAATGSGMAPTRIDRVVAVHKAYTTRVGEGPFPTELHDDKGEFLRDAGFEFGTTTGRPRRCGWADTVVARYATRINGVTDYVLTKLDVLTGLAYVPICVAYDVGGVRHDEMPVSQSDFHHATPIYEEMPGWTEDIRGARTFADLPAAAQDYVLRLEELMGARISVIGVGPGRDEVIVRHDMTGAGE
- a CDS encoding lysine--tRNA ligase; translated protein: MTGPAAGPVEDWVTRLADEVIEAADARGIETIVCASGISPSGPIHLGNLREIMVPHFVADEIKRRGRACEHLLSWDDYDRFRKVPHGVEGADESWAEHMGKPLTSVPPPRGSSHPSWGAHFRAAMEASLAELGVTYRGISQTEQYGAGVYRDAVLLAMRERGAIDEILGRYRTKGADACSDVPSLVASDVPLAGGSTGADPSTAGDSAEAAEAAAAEGSGAAEEDDGAGEGTAYFPYKPYCHACETDFTQVTAYDDATTTLTYRCTKCGHVDALDLSRENRGKLVWKVDWPMRWAHEKVLFEPSGVDHQSPGSSYAVGEFLAPIFGWERPIGPMYAFVGIAGMAKMSSSKGGVPTPADALAIMEPHVLRWLYARRRPNQAFTVAFNNEIHRLYDEWDALVRKVRGGKGQPGDNAAYLRSTSTAEAELAGTPVPLAYRALCSVVDLTGGVADQELRILAAMDARITGLDDARPRLDRAATWVATQADPEDRTVVRAEPDAAGLAALTEHQRAALDLLAGDLEVDWTLDGLTTLVYGIPKRQAGFDVGEKKLPPEVKADQRAFFALLYRLLLGTDTGPRIPTLLLCIGPERVRTLLGR